A window of Arachis hypogaea chloroplast, complete genome contains these coding sequences:
- the rpl36 gene encoding ribosomal protein L36 has protein sequence MKIRASVRKICEKCRLIRRRGRILVICSNPRHKQRQG, from the coding sequence ATGAAAATACGGGCCTCTGTTCGTAAAATTTGTGAAAAATGTAGATTGATCCGTAGACGAGGTAGAATTCTAGTAATTTGTTCCAATCCAAGACATAAACAAAGACAAGGATAA
- the rps8 gene encoding ribosomal protein S8 — MGKDTIADIITSIRNADMNGRGTVLIPCTNITENIAKMLLREGFIENVRKHREGGNLFLVLTLPYRRNRKGSSKTRLNLKRISTPGLRIYSNYQQIPRILGGMGIVIISTSRGIMTDREARLERIGGEVLCYIW; from the coding sequence ATGGGTAAGGACACCATCGCCGACATAATAACCTCTATACGAAATGCTGACATGAATGGAAGAGGAACGGTTCTAATACCATGTACTAACATTACTGAAAACATTGCTAAAATGCTTTTACGAGAGGGTTTTATTGAAAACGTGAGAAAACATAGGGAAGGGGGAAATCTTTTTTTAGTTTTAACTCTACCATATAGAAGAAATAGAAAAGGATCATCTAAAACGCGTTTGAATTTAAAACGGATCAGTACTCCTGGTCTACGAATCTATTCTAATTATCAACAAATTCCAAGAATTTTAGGGGGGATGGGAATTGTCATTATTTCTACTTCGAGAGGTATAATGACAGATCGAGAGGCTCGATTAGAACGAATCGGCGGAGAAGTTTTATGTTATATATGGTAA
- the rpl23 gene encoding ribosomal protein L23 — MNGIKNAVYTNKGIRLLVKNQYTSNVESGSTRTEIKHWVELFFGVKVIAMNSHRLPVKGRRMRPIMGHTMHYRRMIITLQPGYSIPPLRKK; from the coding sequence ATGAATGGAATCAAAAATGCAGTATATACAAACAAAGGTATTCGGTTATTGGTGAAAAATCAATATACTTCTAATGTCGAATCGGGATCAACTAGGACAGAAATAAAGCATTGGGTCGAACTCTTCTTTGGTGTCAAGGTAATAGCTATGAATAGTCATCGACTACCGGTAAAGGGTAGAAGAATGCGACCTATTATGGGACATACAATGCATTACAGACGTATGATCATTACGCTTCAACCGGGTTATTCTATTCCACCTCTTAGAAAGAAATGA
- the ycf2 gene encoding hypothetical chloroplast RF21 — MKGHQFKSWIFELREILREIKNSRYFLDSWTQFNSAGSFIHIFFHQESFIKLLDSRIWSILLSRNSQGSTSNRYFTIKDVVLFVVAVLIYRINNRKMVERKDLYLTGLLPIPMNSIGLRNDTLEDSKDSANINRFIVPLLYLPKRKKISESSFLDPKESTRVLPITKKWIMPESNWGSRWWRNWIGKKRDSSCKISNETVAGIEISFKEKDIKYLEFLFVYYMDDPIRKDHDWEFFDRLSPRKRRNIINLNSGQLFEILVKDWIYYLMFAFREKIPIEVEVFFKQQGAGSTAQSNDIEHVSHLFLRNKRAISLQNCAQFHMWQFRQDLFVSWGKNPHESDFLRSISRENWIWLDNVWLVNKDRFFSKVRNVSSNIQYDSTRSSFIQVTDSSQLKGSSDQSRDSIRNEDSEYHTLTNQREIQQLKERSILCSDPSFLQTERTEIESERFPKCLSGYSSMCRLFMEREKQMNNHLLPEEIEEFLGNPTRANRSFFSDRWSELHLGSNPTERSTRDQKLLKKEQDVSFVLSGRSESKEMVNIFKIIMYLQNTVSIHPISSDPGWDMVPKDELDSSNKISFLNKNPFFGLFHLFHERNRGGYTLHHDFESEERSQEMADLFTLSITEPDLVYHKGFAFSIDSSGLDQKQFLRGVFNSRDESKNKSLLFLPPLFYEENESFYRRLIKKWVRTSCGNDLEDPKPKIVVFASNNIMEAVNQYRLIRNLIQIQYSTYGYIRNVLNRFIKKNRFDRNFEHGIQRYQIENDTMNHRTIMKYTINHQLSNLKKSQKKWFDPLILISRTERSMNRDLNACRYRWSNGSKNFQEHLELLSSEQNSRFQVVFDRLRINQYSIDWSEVEVIDKKDLSKLLCFFLSKLLPFLSKFLLFLSNSLPFFFVSFGSIPIHRSEIHIYELKGPNDPLCNQLLESIGLQIVHLKKLKPFLLDGRDTSQKSKFLINGRTISPSFFNKIPKWMIDSFHTRKNRRKSFDNTDSYVSMISHDQDNWLNPVKPFHRSSLISSFFKANRLRFLNNQYHFCFYCNKRFPFFVERACINNYYFTYGQFLNILFIRNKIFSLCGGKKKHAFLERDTIPPIESQVSNILISNHFPQSGDEGYNLYKSFHFPIRFDPFVRRAIYSIADISGTPLTEGQIVNFERTYCKPLSDMNLPDSEGKNLHQYLNLNSNVGLIHTPCSEKYLPSEKRKKRSPCLKRCLEKGQMYRTFQRDSTLLTLSKWNLFQTYIPWFLTSTGYKYLNLIFLDTFSDLLPILSSSQKFVSIFHDIMHGSDISWRILQIPLWKTQWNLISEISSKCLHNLLLSEEIFHQNNESPLISTHLRSLNVREFLYSILFLLLVAGYLVRTHLLFVSRAYRELQTEFEKVKSLMIPSYMIELRKLLDRYPTSELNSFWLKNLFLVALEQLGDFLEEIRGFASGGNMLGGGGPAYGVKSIRSKKKYWNLFDLISIIPNPINRIAFSRNTRHLSHTSKAIYSLIRKRKNVNGDWIDDKIESWFSNSDSIDDKEREFLVQFSTLTTEKRIDQILLSLTHSDPLSKNNSGYQMIEQPGAIYLRYLVDIHKKYLMNYEFNTSCLAERRIFLAHYQTITYSQTPCGANSFHFPSHGKPFSLRLALPPPRGILVIGSIGTGRSYLVKYLATNSYVPFITVFLNKFLDNKPKSFLFDDSDDIDDSDDIDDSDDIDRDLDTELELLTMMNALTMDMMPEIDRFYITLQFELAKAMSPCIIWIPNIHDLDVNESNYLSLGLLVNYLSRDCERCSTRNILVIASTHIPQKVDPALIAPNKLNTCIKIRRLLIPQQRKHFFTLSYTRGFHLEKRMFHTNGLGCITITMGSNVRDLVALTNEALSISIIQKKSIIDTNIIRSALHRQTWDLRSQVRSVQDHGILFYQIGRAISKNVLLSNCSIDPISIYMKKKSCNEGDSYLYKWYFELGTSMKELTILLYLLSCSAGSVAQDLWSLPGPDEKNGITSYGLVENDSDLVHGLLEVEGALVGSSRTEKGCSQFDNDRVTLLLRSEPRNPLNMIQKGSCFIVDQRFLYEKYESEFEEGEGVLDPQQMEEDLFNHIVWAPRIWRPWGFLFNCIERPNELGFPYWARSFRGKRIIYEEEDELQENDSEFLQGGTMQYQTRDRSSKEQGFFQISQFIWDPADPLFFLLKDQPFVSVSVFSHRQFFADEEMSKGLLTSQTDLPTSIYKRWFIKNTQEKHFELLIHRQRWLRTNSSLSNGFFRSNTLSESYQYLSNMFLSNGTLLDQMTKTLLRKRWLFPDEMVVAICSNNESLV, encoded by the coding sequence ATGAAAGGACATCAATTCAAATCCTGGATTTTCGAATTGAGAGAGATATTGAGAGAGATCAAGAATTCTCGCTATTTCTTAGATTCATGGACCCAATTCAATTCAGCGGGATCTTTCATTCACATTTTTTTCCATCAAGAGAGTTTTATAAAACTCTTGGACTCACGAATTTGGAGTATCCTACTTTCACGCAATTCACAGGGTTCAACAAGCAATCGATATTTCACGATCAAGGATGTAGTACTCTTTGTAGTAGCGGTCCTTATATATCGTATTAACAATCGAAAGATGGTCGAAAGAAAAGATCTCTATTTGACAGGGCTTCTTCCTATACCTATGAATTCCATTGGACTCAGAAATGATACATTGGAAGACTCAAAAGATTCTGCCAATATCAATAGGTTTATTGTTCCGCTCCTGTATCTTCCAAAAAGAAAAAAGATCTCTGAGAGCTCTTTCCTGGATCCGAAAGAGAGTACTCGGGTTCTCCCAATAACTAAAAAGTGGATCATGCCTGAATCTAACTGGGGTTCGCGGTGGTGGAGGAACTGGATCGGAAAAAAGAGAGATTCTAGTTGTAAGATATCTAATGAAACCGTCGCTGGAATTGAGATCTCATTCAAAGAGAAAGATATCAAATATCTGGAGTTTCTTTTTGTATATTATATGGATGATCCGATCCGCAAGGACCATGATTGGGAATTTTTTGATCGTCTTTCTCCGAGGAAGAGGCGAAACATAATCAACTTGAATTCGGGACAGCTATTCGAAATCTTAGTGAAAGACTGGATTTATTATCTCATGTTTGCTTTTCGTGAAAAAATACCAATTGAAGTGGAGGTTTTCTTCAAACAACAAGGGGCTGGGTCAACTGCTCAATCAAATGATATTGAGCATGTTTCCCATCTCTTCTTGAGAAACAAGCGGGCTATTTCTTTGCAAAATTGTGCTCAATTTCATATGTGGCAATTCCGCCAAGATCTCTTCGTTAGTTGGGGGAAGAATCCGCACGAATCGGATTTTTTGAGGAGCATATCGAGAGAGAATTGGATTTGGTTAGACAATGTGTGGTTGGTAAACAAGGATCGGTTTTTTAGCAAGGTACGGAATGTATCATCAAATATTCAATATGATTCCACGAGATCTAGTTTCATTCAAGTAACGGATTCTAGCCAATTGAAAGGATCTTCTGATCAATCCAGGGATTCCATTAGGAATGAGGATTCGGAATATCACACATTGACCAATCAAAGAGAGATTCAACAACTAAAAGAAAGATCGATTCTTTGTTCGGATCCTTCCTTTCTTCAAACGGAACGAACAGAGATAGAATCGGAGCGATTCCCTAAATGCCTCTCTGGATATTCTTCAATGTGCCGACTATTCATGGAACGTGAGAAGCAGATGAATAATCATCTGCTTCCGGAAGAAATCGAAGAATTTCTTGGGAATCCTACAAGAGCCAATCGTTCTTTTTTCTCTGACAGATGGTCAGAACTGCATCTGGGTTCGAATCCTACTGAGAGGTCTACTAGAGATCAGAAATTGCTGAAGAAAGAACAAGATGTTTCTTTTGTTCTTTCCGGGCGATCGGAAAGTAAAGAAATGGTTAATATATTCAAGATAATTATGTATTTACAAAATACTGTCTCAATTCATCCTATTTCATCAGATCCGGGATGGGATATGGTTCCGAAGGATGAACTGGACAGTTCCAATAAGATTTCATTCTTGAACAAAAATCCATTTTTTGGTTTATTTCATCTATTCCATGAACGGAACAGGGGGGGATACACGTTACACCACGATTTTGAATCAGAAGAGAGATCTCAAGAAATGGCAGATCTATTCACTCTATCAATAACCGAGCCGGATCTGGTGTATCATAAGGGATTTGCCTTTTCTATTGATTCCTCCGGATTGGATCAAAAACAATTCTTGAGGGGGGTATTCAACTCCAGGGATGAGTCGAAAAATAAATCTTTATTGTTTCTACCTCCTCTTTTTTATGAAGAGAATGAATCTTTTTATCGAAGGCTCATAAAAAAATGGGTCCGGACCTCTTGCGGGAATGATTTGGAAGATCCAAAACCAAAAATAGTGGTATTTGCTAGCAACAACATAATGGAGGCAGTCAATCAATATAGATTGATCCGAAATCTGATTCAAATCCAATATAGCACCTATGGGTACATAAGAAATGTATTGAATCGATTCATTAAAAAGAATCGATTCGATCGCAACTTCGAACATGGAATTCAAAGGTATCAAATAGAAAATGATACTATGAATCATAGAACTATAATGAAATACACGATCAACCACCAGTTATCAAATTTGAAAAAGAGTCAGAAGAAATGGTTCGATCCTCTTATTTTGATTTCTCGAACCGAGAGATCCATGAATCGGGATCTTAATGCATGTAGATACAGATGGTCCAATGGGAGCAAGAATTTCCAGGAACATTTAGAACTTCTCAGTTCTGAGCAGAATAGCCGTTTTCAAGTAGTGTTCGATCGATTACGTATTAATCAATATTCGATTGATTGGTCTGAGGTTGAGGTTATCGACAAAAAAGATTTGTCTAAGTTACTTTGTTTCTTTTTGTCCAAGTTACTTCCTTTTTTGTCCAAGTTTCTTCTCTTTTTGTCTAACTCACTTCCTTTTTTCTTTGTGAGTTTCGGGAGTATCCCCATTCATAGGTCCGAGATCCACATCTATGAATTGAAAGGTCCGAATGATCCACTCTGTAATCAGTTGTTAGAATCAATAGGTCTTCAAATCGTTCATTTGAAAAAATTGAAACCCTTCTTATTGGATGGCCGTGATACTTCCCAAAAATCGAAATTCTTGATCAATGGAAGAACAATATCACCATCTTTTTTCAATAAGATACCAAAGTGGATGATTGACTCATTCCATACTAGAAAGAATCGCAGGAAATCTTTTGATAACACGGATTCCTATGTTTCAATGATATCCCACGATCAAGACAATTGGCTGAATCCCGTGAAACCATTTCATAGAAGTTCATTGATATCCTCTTTTTTTAAAGCAAATCGACTTCGATTCTTGAATAATCAATATCACTTCTGTTTCTATTGTAACAAAAGATTCCCTTTTTTTGTGGAAAGGGCCTGTATCAATAATTATTATTTTACGTATGGACAATTCCTCAATATCTTGTTCATTCGGAACAAAATATTTTCTTTGTGCGGCGGTAAAAAAAAACATGCTTTCTTGGAGAGAGATACTATTCCACCAATCGAGTCACAGGTATCTAACATATTGATATCTAACCATTTTCCGCAAAGTGGTGACGAAGGGTATAACTTGTACAAATCTTTCCATTTTCCAATTCGATTCGATCCATTCGTTCGTAGAGCTATTTACTCGATCGCAGACATTTCGGGAACACCTCTAACAGAGGGACAAATAGTCAATTTTGAAAGAACTTATTGTAAACCTCTTTCAGATATGAATCTACCTGATTCAGAAGGGAAGAACTTGCATCAGTATCTCAATTTGAATTCAAACGTGGGTTTGATTCACACTCCATGTTCTGAGAAATATTTACCATCCGAAAAGAGGAAAAAACGGAGTCCTTGTCTAAAAAGATGCCTTGAGAAAGGGCAGATGTATAGAACCTTTCAACGAGATAGTACTCTTTTAACTCTCTCCAAATGGAATCTATTCCAAACATATATACCATGGTTCCTTACTTCGACAGGGTACAAATATCTAAATTTAATATTTTTAGATACTTTTTCAGACCTATTGCCGATACTAAGTAGCAGCCAAAAATTTGTATCCATTTTTCATGATATTATGCATGGATCAGATATATCATGGCGAATTCTTCAGATTCCATTGTGGAAGACACAATGGAATCTGATAAGTGAGATTTCGAGTAAGTGTTTACATAATCTTCTTCTGTCCGAAGAAATTTTTCATCAAAATAATGAGTCACCATTGATATCGACACATCTGAGATCGCTAAATGTTCGGGAGTTCCTCTATTCAATCCTTTTCCTTCTTCTTGTTGCTGGATATCTCGTTCGTACACATCTTCTCTTTGTTTCTCGAGCCTACAGAGAGTTACAGACAGAGTTCGAAAAGGTCAAATCTTTGATGATTCCATCATACATGATTGAGTTGCGAAAACTTCTGGATAGGTATCCTACATCTGAACTGAATTCTTTCTGGTTAAAGAATCTCTTTCTAGTTGCTCTGGAACAATTAGGAGATTTTCTAGAAGAAATACGGGGTTTTGCTTCTGGCGGCAACATGCTAGGGGGTGGTGGTCCCGCTTATGGGGTCAAATCAATACGTTCTAAGAAGAAATATTGGAATCTCTTCGATCTCATAAGTATCATACCAAATCCCATCAATCGAATCGCTTTTTCGAGAAATACGAGACATCTAAGTCATACAAGTAAAGCGATCTATTCCTTGATAAGAAAAAGAAAAAACGTGAATGGTGATTGGATTGATGATAAAATAGAATCCTGGTTCTCGAACAGTGATTCGATTGATGATAAAGAAAGAGAATTCTTGGTTCAGTTCTCTACCTTAACGACAGAAAAAAGGATTGATCAAATTCTATTGAGTCTGACTCATAGTGATCCTTTATCAAAGAATAACTCTGGTTATCAAATGATTGAACAACCGGGAGCAATTTACTTACGATACTTAGTTGACATTCATAAAAAGTATCTAATGAATTATGAGTTCAATACATCCTGTTTAGCAGAAAGACGGATATTCCTTGCTCATTATCAGACAATCACTTATTCACAAACCCCCTGTGGGGCTAATAGTTTTCATTTCCCATCTCATGGGAAACCCTTTTCGCTCCGCTTAGCCCTACCCCCCCCCAGGGGTATTTTAGTGATAGGTTCTATAGGAACTGGACGATCCTATTTGGTCAAATACCTAGCGACAAACTCCTATGTTCCTTTCATTACAGTATTTCTGAACAAGTTCCTGGATAACAAGCCTAAGAGTTTTCTTTTTGATGATAGTGACGATATTGATGATAGTGACGATATTGATGATAGTGACGATATCGACCGTGACCTTGATACGGAGCTGGAGCTTCTAACTATGATGAATGCGCTAACTATGGATATGATGCCGGAAATAGACCGATTTTATATCACCCTTCAATTCGAATTAGCAAAAGCAATGTCTCCTTGCATAATATGGATTCCAAACATTCATGATCTGGATGTGAATGAGTCGAATTACTTATCCCTCGGTCTATTAGTGAACTATCTCTCCAGGGATTGTGAAAGATGTTCCACTAGAAATATTCTTGTTATTGCTTCGACTCATATTCCCCAAAAAGTGGATCCCGCTCTAATAGCTCCGAATAAATTAAATACATGCATTAAGATACGAAGGCTTCTTATTCCACAACAACGAAAGCACTTTTTCACTCTTTCATATACTAGGGGATTTCACTTGGAAAAGAGAATGTTCCATACTAATGGACTCGGGTGCATAACCATAACTATGGGTTCCAATGTACGAGATCTTGTAGCACTTACCAATGAGGCCCTATCGATTAGTATTATACAAAAGAAATCCATTATAGACACTAATATAATTAGATCTGCTCTTCATAGACAAACTTGGGATTTGCGATCCCAGGTAAGATCGGTTCAGGATCATGGGATCCTTTTCTATCAGATAGGAAGGGCTATTTCAAAAAATGTACTTCTAAGTAATTGCTCCATAGATCCTATATCTATCTATATGAAGAAGAAATCTTGTAACGAGGGGGATTCTTATTTGTACAAATGGTACTTCGAACTTGGAACGAGCATGAAGGAATTAACGATACTTCTTTATCTTTTGAGTTGTTCTGCCGGATCGGTCGCTCAAGACCTTTGGTCTCTACCCGGACCTGATGAAAAAAATGGGATCACTTCTTATGGACTCGTTGAGAATGATTCTGATCTAGTTCATGGCCTATTAGAAGTAGAAGGCGCTCTGGTGGGATCCTCACGGACAGAAAAAGGTTGCAGTCAGTTTGATAATGATCGAGTGACATTGCTTCTTCGGTCCGAACCAAGGAATCCCTTAAATATGATTCAAAAAGGATCTTGTTTTATCGTTGATCAGAGATTTCTCTATGAAAAATATGAATCGGAGTTTGAAGAAGGGGAAGGAGTCCTCGACCCGCAACAGATGGAGGAGGATTTATTCAATCACATAGTTTGGGCTCCTAGAATATGGCGCCCTTGGGGCTTTCTATTTAATTGTATCGAAAGGCCCAATGAATTGGGATTTCCCTATTGGGCCAGGTCATTTCGGGGCAAGCGGATCATTTATGAGGAAGAGGATGAGCTTCAAGAGAATGATTCGGAGTTCTTGCAGGGTGGAACCATGCAGTACCAGACACGAGATAGATCTTCCAAAGAACAAGGCTTTTTTCAAATAAGCCAATTCATTTGGGACCCTGCGGATCCACTCTTTTTCCTATTGAAAGATCAGCCTTTTGTCTCTGTCTCTGTGTTTTCACATCGACAATTCTTTGCAGATGAAGAGATGTCAAAGGGGCTTCTTACTTCCCAAACAGATCTTCCTACATCTATATATAAACGCTGGTTTATCAAGAATACGCAAGAAAAGCATTTCGAATTGTTGATTCATCGCCAGAGATGGCTTAGAACCAATAGTTCATTATCTAATGGATTTTTCCGTTCTAATACTCTATCCGAGAGTTATCAATATTTATCAAATATGTTCCTATCTAACGGAACGCTATTGGATCAAATGACAAAGACATTGTTGAGAAAAAGATGGCTTTTCCCGGATGAAATGGTTGTTGCTATCTGCTCCAATAACGAATCATTGGTTTAA
- the rpl16 gene encoding ribosomal protein L16 encodes MNYNPKRTRFRKQHRGRMKGISYRGNHICFGRYALQALEPAWITSRQIEAGRRAMSRNVRRGGQIWVRIFPDKPVTVRPTETRMGSGKGSPEYWVAVVKPGRILYEMGGVAENIAKRAISIAASKMPIQTQFIISR; translated from the coding sequence ATCAACTATAACCCCAAAAGAACCAGATTCCGTAAGCAACATAGAGGAAGAATGAAAGGAATATCCTATCGGGGTAATCATATTTGCTTCGGAAGATATGCTCTTCAGGCACTTGAACCCGCTTGGATCACATCTAGACAAATAGAAGCAGGTCGGCGGGCAATGTCACGAAATGTCCGCCGAGGTGGACAAATATGGGTACGGATATTTCCAGACAAACCAGTTACAGTAAGACCAACCGAAACGCGTATGGGTTCGGGAAAGGGATCTCCCGAATATTGGGTAGCTGTCGTTAAACCCGGTAGAATACTTTATGAAATGGGCGGAGTCGCAGAAAATATAGCCAAAAGGGCTATCTCAATAGCCGCATCAAAAATGCCTATCCAAACTCAATTCATTATTTCAAGATAA
- the rpl14 gene encoding ribosomal protein L14, translating into MIQPQTHLNVADNSGARQLMCIRIIGAGNRRYASIGDIVVAVIKEAVPNMSLERSEVIRAVIVRTCKELKRSNGMIIQYDDNAAVVIDQEGNPKGTRIFGAIARELRQLNFTKIVSLAPEVL; encoded by the coding sequence ATGATTCAACCTCAAACCCATTTGAATGTAGCCGATAACAGCGGAGCCCGCCAATTGATGTGTATTCGAATCATAGGAGCAGGTAATCGACGATATGCTTCTATTGGTGACATTGTTGTTGCTGTAATCAAGGAAGCGGTACCAAATATGTCTTTAGAAAGATCAGAAGTGATTAGAGCTGTAATTGTACGTACTTGTAAAGAACTTAAACGTAGCAATGGCATGATAATACAATATGATGATAATGCCGCGGTTGTCATTGATCAAGAGGGAAATCCAAAAGGAACTCGAATTTTTGGCGCAATCGCCCGGGAATTGAGACAGTTAAATTTCACTAAAATAGTTTCATTAGCACCTGAGGTATTATAA
- the rps11 gene encoding ribosomal protein S11, with product MAKPIPKIGSRKNGRIGSRKHARKIPKGVIHVQASFNNTIVTVTDVRGRVISWSSAGTCGFKGTRRGTPFAAQTAAGNVIRTVANQGMQRAEVMIKGPGLGRDAALRAIRRSGILLNFIRDVTPMPHNGCRSPKKRRV from the coding sequence ATGGCAAAACCTATACCCAAAATTGGTTCGCGTAAAAATGGACGTATTGGTTCACGTAAACATGCTCGTAAAATACCAAAGGGCGTTATTCATGTTCAAGCTAGTTTCAACAATACCATTGTCACTGTTACCGATGTACGGGGTCGGGTAATTTCGTGGTCCTCCGCAGGTACTTGTGGATTCAAAGGTACGCGAAGGGGAACACCATTTGCCGCCCAAACCGCAGCAGGAAATGTTATTCGAACAGTAGCGAATCAAGGCATGCAACGAGCAGAAGTCATGATAAAGGGTCCCGGTCTCGGAAGAGATGCGGCATTAAGAGCTATTCGTAGAAGTGGCATACTCTTAAATTTTATACGGGATGTAACCCCTATGCCACATAATGGGTGTAGGTCCCCTAA
- the rpl2 gene encoding ribosomal protein L2, giving the protein MAIHLYKTSTPSTRNGAVDSQVKSNPRNNLIYGQHRCGKGRNARGIITAGHRGGGHKRLYRKIDFRRNEKDIYGRIVTIEYDPNRNAYICLIHYGDGEKRYILHPRGAIIGDTIVSGTEVPIKMGNALPLDMPLGTAIHNIEITLGKGGQLARAAGAVAKLIAKEGKSATLKLPSGEVRLISKNCSATVGQVGNVGVNQKTLGRAGSKCWLGKRPVVRGVVMNPVDHPHGGGEGRAPIGRKKPATPWGYPALGRRSRKRNKYSDNLILRRRSK; this is encoded by the exons ATGGCGATACATTTATACAAAACTTCTACCCCGAGCACACGCAATGGAGCCGTAGACAGTCAAGTCAAATCCAATCCACGAAATAATTTGATCTATGGACAGCATCGTTGTGGTAAAGGCCGTAATGCCAGAGGAATCATTACCGCAGGGCATAGAGGGGGAGGTCATAAGCGTCTATACCGTAAAATCGATTTTCGCCGGAATGAAAAAGACATATATGGTAGAATCGTAACCATAGAATACGACCCTAATCGAAATGCATACATCTGTCTCATACACTATGGGGATGGTGAGAAAAGATATATTTTACACCCCAGAGGGGCTATAATTGGAGATACCATTGTTTCTGGTACAGAAGTTCCTATTAAAATGGGAAATGCCCTACCTTTG GATATGCCCTTAGGCACGGCCATACATAACATAGAAATCACACTCGGAAAGGGTGGACAATTAGCTAGAGCAGCAGGTGCTGTAGCGAAACTGATTGCAAAAGAGGGGAAATCGGCCACATTAAAATTACCTTCTGGGGAGGTCCGTTTGATATCCAAAAACTGCTCAGCAACAGTCGGACAAGTGGGGAATGTTGGGGTAAACCAGAAAACTTTGGGTAGAGCCGGATCTAAATGTTGGCTAGGTAAGCGTCCTGTAGTAAGAGGAGTAGTTATGAACCCTGTAGATCATCCCCATGGGGGTGGTGAAGGGAGGGCCCCAATTGGTAGAAAAAAACCCGCAACTCCTTGGGGTTATCCTGCACTTGGAAGAAGAAGTAGAAAAAGGAATAAATATAGTGATAATTTGATTCTTCGTCGCCGTAGTAAATAG
- the rps19 gene encoding ribosomal protein S19, with protein sequence MTRSLKKNPFVANHLLRKIKKLNTKAEKEIIITWSRTSTIIPTMIGHTIAIHNGKEHLPIYITDRMVGHKLGEFSPTLNFRGHAKNDNRSRR encoded by the coding sequence ATGACACGTTCACTAAAAAAAAATCCTTTTGTAGCCAATCATCTATTAAGAAAAATAAAAAAGCTTAACACAAAAGCGGAAAAAGAAATAATAATAACTTGGTCCAGAACATCTACCATTATCCCCACAATGATTGGCCATACCATTGCTATCCATAATGGAAAAGAACATTTACCTATTTATATAACAGATCGTATGGTAGGCCATAAATTGGGCGAATTTTCACCTACTCTAAACTTCCGAGGACATGCGAAAAATGATAATAGGTCTCGTCGTTAA
- the rps3 gene encoding ribosomal protein S3 has protein sequence MGQKINPLGFRLGTTQSHDSLWFAQPINYSENLQEDKKIRDYIKNYIKINIRISSGVEGIAGIKIKKRIDLIQVIISMGFPKLLIEGKPGRIEELQMNLQKKLNCVNRKLNIAITRIANPYGHPNILAEFIAGQLRNRVSFRKAMKKAIELTQQAGTKGIQVQIAGRIDGKEIARVEWIREGRVPLQTIRAKIDYCSYTVRTIYGVLGIKVWIFVNKE, from the coding sequence ATGGGACAAAAAATAAATCCGCTTGGTTTCCGACTTGGTACAACTCAAAGTCATGATTCTCTTTGGTTTGCACAACCAATCAATTATTCAGAGAATCTACAAGAAGATAAAAAAATACGAGATTATATCAAGAATTATATAAAAATAAATATAAGAATATCTTCTGGTGTCGAGGGAATAGCAGGGATAAAGATTAAAAAAAGAATTGATTTGATTCAAGTCATAATCTCTATGGGATTTCCAAAGTTATTAATTGAGGGTAAGCCTGGAAGAATAGAAGAGTTACAGATGAATTTACAAAAAAAACTCAATTGTGTGAACCGAAAACTGAACATTGCTATTACAAGAATTGCAAACCCTTATGGACATCCTAATATTCTTGCAGAATTTATAGCCGGGCAATTAAGGAATAGAGTTTCGTTTCGTAAAGCAATGAAAAAAGCTATTGAATTAACTCAACAGGCGGGGACAAAAGGAATTCAAGTACAAATTGCGGGACGTATCGACGGAAAAGAAATTGCACGTGTCGAATGGATCAGAGAGGGTAGAGTTCCTCTACAAACCATTCGAGCTAAAATTGATTATTGTTCCTATACAGTTCGAACTATTTATGGCGTATTAGGGATCAAAGTTTGGATATTTGTAAACAAAGAATAA